The following proteins come from a genomic window of Actinopolyspora saharensis:
- the mnhG gene encoding monovalent cation/H(+) antiporter subunit G — protein MIWAGTVVATLGALLCLIAAVGLVRLSDPLSRLQAVTKASTLGLALSLLGAVLVLPAVDVAVKAVIVVAFYWLVAPVSGHLIGRAAYRTEPGGKLRVDEAVEHFEPPGGGT, from the coding sequence ATGATCTGGGCGGGCACGGTCGTGGCGACCCTCGGCGCGCTGCTGTGCCTGATCGCCGCCGTGGGGTTGGTGCGGTTGTCCGATCCGCTCTCCCGGCTGCAGGCGGTGACCAAGGCCAGCACGCTCGGGCTCGCGTTGTCGCTGCTCGGAGCGGTGCTCGTGCTGCCCGCGGTGGACGTCGCGGTGAAGGCGGTGATCGTGGTGGCCTTCTACTGGCTGGTGGCGCCGGTGTCCGGGCATCTCATCGGGCGGGCCGCCTACCGCACCGAGCCCGGCGGGAAGCTGCGGGTCGACGAAGCCGTCGAGCACTTCGAGCCCCCGGGCGGGGGAACGTGA
- a CDS encoding monovalent cation/H+ antiporter complex subunit F — protein MTPVDLPLAVLAIGFALALGRVARGPSPADRVIAAELAFVVLLAGLGLLAARLGSTHVLTVAVVVALLQFVTTAALAYLIQRTHPGEEDAE, from the coding sequence ATGACGCCGGTGGATCTGCCGCTGGCCGTGCTCGCGATCGGGTTCGCGCTGGCGCTGGGACGTGTCGCGCGGGGACCGTCGCCCGCCGATCGGGTGATCGCCGCCGAGCTCGCCTTCGTCGTGCTGCTGGCCGGGCTGGGGCTGCTCGCCGCCCGACTCGGGTCCACGCACGTTCTCACCGTCGCGGTCGTGGTCGCGTTGCTCCAGTTCGTCACCACGGCCGCGCTGGCCTATCTGATCCAGCGCACCCACCCGGGTGAGGAGGACGCGGAATGA
- a CDS encoding Na+/H+ antiporter subunit E, producing the protein MTALRRIRRLAALVLTFADQLVRANFEVTRTVVTPGTVEAAVLALDLETDNPWLITTLANLVSLTPGTLTLDVAEDRGSIYVHVLATRPLEERREDLRRMQRRLLEAVG; encoded by the coding sequence ATGACTGCGCTGCGACGGATCCGGCGGCTGGCGGCGCTGGTGCTGACCTTCGCGGACCAGCTGGTGCGCGCCAACTTCGAGGTCACCCGCACGGTGGTCACGCCGGGAACGGTCGAGGCCGCGGTGCTCGCCCTCGATCTGGAGACCGACAACCCCTGGTTGATCACCACGCTCGCGAACCTGGTGTCGCTGACGCCCGGCACGCTCACGCTCGACGTGGCCGAGGATCGCGGCAGCATCTACGTCCACGTGCTCGCGACCCGCCCGCTGGAGGAGCGGCGGGAGGATCTCCGCAGGATGCAGCGTCGGCTCTTGGAGGCGGTGGGATGA
- a CDS encoding proton-conducting transporter membrane subunit, with protein MVSTQLLLLSPLIAPLAAAAFAALGRRWNGVQRAVTFAALVVVIAAGVLLVVESLSSGVVSTVVGAKSSLTGIALTADPFGAALVAATGVLAAVVTATVVATGDDRSSFLQPLMLVLLGGACGSFLAGDLFNLFVFFEVVLIGSYVLLILLGGLPQLRAARVYVTVNLIGTMLLLTGIAGVFAATGTVNLARLAQQPVVESGAAPGAVLVVLAFTVKAGLLPFSGWLAVGYPVVQRTTMALFAGTLTTVGVAALYRVVLLAFDGSPVLRGGVLVVAVATLLLASVAAVAAHPHGRVLGLLIVTQVGFMAAGFGLGTAAAVTAGVFFVLQDVVIKAAAVLAYRPLGESAAPGGGARAVALTGFALLALSLVGVPPLAGFVGKALLVEAAFEAGSVVVVVAVLVASAATLAALLPLWWHVSGRGGGESGGGASSARLSACVTPAVAVAAAALVVGIAPGWLLAVAEGAAEVLVDPAVYARQVLGS; from the coding sequence GTGGTGAGCACGCAGCTGCTGCTGTTGAGTCCGCTGATCGCGCCGCTGGCCGCGGCGGCGTTCGCGGCGCTCGGGCGACGCTGGAACGGAGTCCAGCGCGCGGTCACCTTCGCGGCGCTGGTGGTGGTGATCGCCGCGGGGGTGCTGCTGGTCGTCGAGTCGTTGTCCTCGGGGGTCGTGTCCACGGTGGTGGGGGCCAAGAGTTCCCTGACGGGCATCGCGTTGACGGCCGATCCGTTCGGAGCGGCGCTCGTGGCGGCCACGGGGGTGCTGGCCGCGGTGGTCACCGCGACGGTGGTCGCGACCGGTGACGACCGCTCGTCCTTCCTGCAGCCGTTGATGCTGGTGCTGCTGGGCGGGGCCTGCGGCAGTTTCCTCGCCGGGGACCTGTTCAACCTCTTCGTGTTCTTCGAGGTGGTGCTCATCGGCAGCTACGTGCTGCTGATCCTGCTCGGCGGGCTGCCTCAGCTGCGGGCGGCCCGCGTCTACGTCACGGTCAACCTGATCGGGACGATGCTGCTGCTGACCGGCATCGCCGGTGTGTTCGCCGCGACCGGCACCGTGAACCTGGCGCGGTTGGCCCAGCAGCCGGTGGTCGAGTCCGGGGCCGCGCCGGGGGCGGTGCTGGTTGTGCTGGCCTTCACGGTCAAGGCCGGTCTGCTGCCGTTCTCCGGCTGGCTCGCGGTGGGCTACCCGGTCGTCCAGCGCACCACGATGGCGTTGTTCGCCGGCACGTTGACCACGGTCGGTGTGGCAGCGCTGTACCGGGTGGTGCTGCTGGCCTTCGACGGTTCGCCCGTGCTGCGGGGCGGGGTGCTCGTCGTCGCCGTGGCGACCTTGCTGCTCGCCTCGGTGGCGGCCGTGGCGGCGCATCCGCACGGGCGGGTTCTCGGGTTGCTGATCGTGACTCAGGTCGGGTTCATGGCCGCCGGTTTCGGGCTGGGAACCGCGGCCGCCGTGACCGCGGGGGTGTTCTTCGTCCTGCAGGATGTGGTCATCAAGGCGGCCGCCGTCCTGGCCTACCGCCCTCTCGGCGAGTCCGCTGCGCCGGGGGGAGGAGCGCGGGCGGTGGCTTTGACCGGTTTCGCGCTGCTGGCGCTGTCGCTGGTGGGGGTGCCGCCGCTGGCCGGTTTCGTCGGCAAGGCGTTGCTCGTGGAGGCGGCCTTCGAGGCGGGGTCGGTCGTGGTGGTCGTGGCGGTGCTGGTGGCCTCCGCGGCGACGCTCGCGGCCCTGCTTCCGCTGTGGTGGCACGTGAGCGGGCGGGGCGGGGGCGAGTCCGGTGGCGGGGCGAGCTCCGCGCGGCTGTCGGCGTGCGTGACGCCCGCGGTGGCGGTGGCCGCGGCCGCGCTGGTGGTCGGGATCGCGCCCGGGTGGCTGCTCGCGGTCGCCGAGGGGGCGGCGGAGGTGCTCGTCGACCCCGCCGTCTACGCGCGGCAGGTGCTCGGATCATGA
- a CDS encoding zinc-binding dehydrogenase, whose amino-acid sequence MRATVIHGAGDVRVENVPDPKIQLPTDAVVRVLRTCICGSDLWPYGSMPESETGERIGHEFLGVVDDTGSEISGLQNGDLVLAPFVWADNTCDFCGEGLQTSCRHGGMWGVGDVDGAQAEAVRVPQAQGTLVKLPVGADSELLPSLLTLSDVFSTGHHAAVQAGVGAGSAVTVIGDGAVGLSAVLAAKRLGAEQVLLMGRHTERTNLGREFGATDVVPERGDEGVARARELAGGDGTRTVLECIGTKPALETAFGAVRDGGVVSRVGAPQYAEGPIGFDVFFRNITLTGGVAPARAYIEQLLPDVLESRIQPGRVFDRTAGLDEVPDGYRAMADREALKVLVHP is encoded by the coding sequence ATGCGAGCGACCGTGATCCACGGGGCCGGCGACGTGCGAGTGGAGAACGTCCCAGACCCGAAGATCCAGCTCCCCACCGACGCGGTGGTCCGCGTGCTGCGCACCTGCATCTGCGGCAGCGACCTGTGGCCCTACGGCTCGATGCCCGAGTCCGAGACCGGCGAACGCATCGGCCACGAGTTCCTCGGCGTGGTCGACGACACCGGCAGCGAGATCTCCGGACTGCAGAACGGCGACCTGGTGCTGGCCCCCTTCGTGTGGGCCGACAACACCTGCGACTTCTGCGGCGAGGGACTGCAGACCTCCTGCCGCCACGGCGGCATGTGGGGAGTCGGCGATGTGGACGGTGCCCAGGCCGAGGCGGTGCGGGTACCCCAAGCGCAGGGCACCCTGGTCAAACTCCCCGTCGGCGCGGACTCCGAACTGCTGCCGTCCCTGCTGACCCTGTCCGACGTGTTCTCCACCGGACACCACGCCGCGGTGCAAGCAGGCGTCGGCGCGGGCTCCGCGGTGACCGTCATCGGCGACGGCGCCGTCGGGCTGTCGGCCGTGCTGGCGGCCAAGCGGCTCGGCGCCGAGCAGGTCCTGCTCATGGGCAGGCACACCGAGCGCACCAACCTCGGCCGCGAGTTCGGCGCCACCGACGTGGTCCCCGAACGCGGCGACGAGGGAGTCGCCCGCGCCAGGGAACTGGCAGGCGGCGACGGCACCCGCACGGTGCTGGAGTGCATCGGCACGAAACCAGCGCTGGAGACCGCCTTCGGCGCGGTCCGCGACGGAGGCGTGGTCAGCCGCGTGGGAGCACCACAGTACGCGGAGGGGCCGATCGGCTTCGACGTGTTCTTCCGCAACATCACCCTCACCGGCGGCGTCGCCCCGGCCAGGGCCTACATCGAGCAGCTGCTGCCCGACGTGCTCGAGAGCAGGATCCAGCCGGGCCGGGTATTCGACCGCACCGCCGGTCTGGACGAGGTCCCGGACGGCTACCGCGCCATGGCCGACCGCGAGGCGCTGAAGGTCCTCGTCCACCCCTGA